The Streptomyces sp. NBC_00597 DNA segment CGGCGGTCAGCGCGAGCTCGCACCCGCCGCCCAGAGCCGCGCCGTTGATGGCCGCGATGACCGGCTTCTCGATCCGGGCGACCGCGCTGAACGCCTCCTGGAGCGCGACGGCGTGCTCGTGCATGTCGGCGTGCGTCATGGCGGCCATCTCCTTGATGTCCGCGCCCGCACTGAAGACGGCCGGGCCGCCGTACAGGACCACGGCCCTGACCCGCGGATCGGTGGCCGCCTCGGCGGCGGCCCGGTGCAGCGCCCGTTGGGCCTCGCGGTCCAGCGCGTTGACCGGAGCGCGGTCCAGGCGGAGGGTGGCCACCCCCTCGTCGATGTCGAGCGTCACGCCCACAGCAGGCCCCCGTTGACGCCGAGGATCTCGCCGTTGACGTAGCTGGCGTCCTCGGAGGCCAGGAAGACCGCCGCGCGCGCCGCCTCGCGGGCCTCGCCGGCACGTCCCAGCGCGAAGCGCCTGCTGTACGCCTCCCAGGCCCGCTCGTTGTCGGCCAGCTCCCGGCCCATGCCCTCGTCGAGGATGCCGGGGGCGAGGGAGTTCACCCGTACGCCGCTGCGGCCCAGTTCCATGGCCGCGACCTTCGTGAACATCTCCACGGCCGCCTTCGACGCGGCGTACCCGGCGGTGCCGACGGCGACCCGGCTGCCCATGCACGAGGACACGGTGATCACCGACCCGCCGCTCTCCTTGAGGTAGGGGACGGCGGCCTGCACGGACAGAAAGACCCCGGTGAGGTTGGTGTCGAGCATGGTCTGCCAGTCCCCGGGGTCCAGGGACTCGACCTTGCCGTCGCGGTTGACGCCGGCGTTGGCGACGACGGTGTCGATGTGCCCGAAGTCCTCCGCCACCGTGCGCATCAGCTCCCGCACGGCCTGCGGATCGCTGACGTCGACCTGGACGTAGTGGGTGCGGCCGGGGTACTCCTCCCGCAGCTCCTTGACGTCCCCCTCCGAGCGGGACGCGCACACCACCCGGGCGCCCTCCCGCAGGAACTCGCGGGCGATGGCCAGGCCGAGGCCCTTCGTCCCCCCGGTGATCACCGCCGTCTTCTCTTCGAGCTTCATGGTGTCTCCGTAAGTTGTTGGGCGGCCCGGGAGGGCCGGATGTGGCTGATGGTGTCTTGCCTTCTGTGGCTCCCAAGGAGTGGCCGTCCGGCTCTCCGGGGCGCCCTGGCTGCTGATTGAGATGTGCGCTTCGGTCGCTGATTACGGAGATGACAGCGGCGTGTTCCTCGGGCCAACGGCGAACCGTGCGGAACGAGGAAGGGCGAGTGAGTGAGCGACGGGCCCAGGCGTGGGCCGGCATCGACGCGGGGAAGGGCCACCACTGGGGGGCGGTGGTCGACGTCCACTGGGCGGTGGACATCTCCGGTACGTCCTCCGCGCTGCTGCTGGCCCTGCTCGCGGCCCACGGCCAGCAAGCCGTCTACGTGCCGGGCCGCACGGTCAACCGGATGTCCGGCGCCTACCGCGGCGAGGCGAAGACCGACGCCCGTGACGCCTACGTCATCGCTGAAACCATCCACCACCGCCGGGACTTCGCCGCGACCGACGTGCCAGCTCAGCTCGCGGCAGACCTCGCGTTGCTGACCGCCCACCGCACGGACCTGGTGGCGGACCGGGTACGAATGATCAACCGGCTGCGGGACGTGCTGACCGGCGTCTTTCTTCCTCTGGAACGGGCCTTCGACTACTCGGGGCATAAGGGTGCACTGGTGCTGCTGGCCGGCTACCAGACCCCGGCGGCGATCCGCCGACGTGGCCGGGCCCGGCTCACAGCCTGGCTGGCCAACCGCAGCGTGCGTGGTGCCGACGCGGTGGCGGCGACGGCGCTGGAAGCCGCCCAGGCCCAGCAGACCGCCCTGCCCGGCGAGGACACGGCCGCCCAGATCGTCGCTGACCTGGCCGAGCAGATTCTGGCCCTGGACGACCGGCTCAAGCGGATCGACAAACAGATCCGCGAGACGTTCCGCAGTCACCCGCAGACCGAGATCATTGAGTCCATGCCCGGCATGGGCCCGATACTCGGCGCCGAGTTCATCGTCGCTGCGGGCGACCTCGCCGCTTACGCGGACGCCGGCCATCTCGCCTCCGCGGCTGGGCTCGTGCCGCGTGACTCCGGTCGGCGGACCGGCAACCTGCACCGGCCCAAGCGATACAGCCGCCGCCTGCGACGGGTGTTCTACATGTCCGCGCAGACCAGCATCATCCGCGAAGGACCGAACCGGGAGTTCTACCTCAAGAAACGCGGTGAGGGCTGCAAGCACGTCCAGGCCGTCATCGCCCTGGCCCGTCGGCGAGCCAACGTGTTGGGGGCTCTGCTGCGTGACGGCAGGGTCTTCACCTCCGCCCCGCCGGTCACGCAGCTGGCTTGACTTCGTCATTGAGACTCCTCGGTCGGTGTTCAGTACCAGGTCATGACGGCGGCACCCGCCGTCATCCCGCCGCCCACCCCGGCCAGGAGCACCCGCTCGCCGCGCCGCAGGGGGCTCTTGAGGTGCGAGTCGTGGAGGGTGATCGGTATGGAGGCGGCTCCGGTGTTCCCGTACACCGGGGCCGTCATGGGCACCCGGGCGGGATCGAGGCCGAGTTCGCGGACGCACTGCTCCAGCAGGCGGGTGTTGGCCTGGTGGAAGACCACCCGGTCGATGTCCTTGAGGCCCAGGCCGCTCTCCTGCAGGACCTCGGTGACCAGCTTGGGCAGGGTGGTCAGGACGTAGTCGCGCACACCGCGGCCGTCCATCGTGAAGAGGTGCTCGCCCGCCTCCCACGCCCGGGGGTCGAGTGCCTTCGCGGTACCGCCGGCGGGCACGCCCACCAGCGAGCTGAGGCCGCCGTCGGTGACCAGCCGCACGGCGTGGATGCCGTACCCGTCGGGGACGGGCGCCAGGAGCGCGGCGCCGGCGCCGTCCCCGAACAGGGCGACCGTCTTGCGGTCGCCGCGGTTCATGATGCGCGAGTACATGTCCGCGGCGATCAGCAGCGCCGCGCCGTGGCCGTCCTGCTGCTCCACCAGGGCGCGGGCGACGTTCAGGCCGAACAGGAAGCCCGAGCACACGGCGTTGACGTCGAAGGCGGGGACGCCGTGCAGCCCCAGCTTGTCCTGGGCGATGGCCGCGGTGGCCGGCTGCGGCTGGTCTCCGGTGGAGGTGGCCACCACGATCGTGTCCACGCGCGGCCACGCGGAGCGATCGGCGCCCAGCACGTCGAGGGCGGCGGCCGTCGCCAGGTCGGAGGTGGCCACACCCGGGGCGGCGTAGCGGCGTTCCTCGATTCCGGTGCGCTCGCTGGTCCACTCGCGGCTCGCGCCGCTCCACTCGGCCACCATGGCGTTGTCCACGACGCCGGGCGGCAGGTGGGACCCGGTCCGGACGATTCCTACCGGCATGTTCCGCTCCCCTCACCGGCCGGCGCGTGGCCGGGGTGCGGGGCGTTCTCACGGCCCGACCACGCGGGGGTGTCCAGCACCTCCAGCACGGCGCAGCTCCAGTTGAAGCCGCCGCCGACACCGATGACGACGATGTGCTGACCGGGGCGCAGGGTGCCGCTCTCGGCCAGGTGGTTGAGCCCGGCGAACTGGTCACCGGCTCCCAGGTGGCCCACCCGGCGGGCGAACTCCCAGGTCGTGCGGGAGAAGTCGGACAGCCCGATCGGCTGCAGGACCTGCCGGCGCAGCAACTGCGAGCCGAAGTGCGGGAGTACGACGTGGTCGGCCGCCTCCAGCGCGATGCCGGCCTCGTCCGTGGCCCGGGCGACGGCGGCGTGCAGGCCGACGGCGCCGCGCTTCCACAACTCCTCCTTGGGCATCCGCTCTAGGAACGCCTGGGCCCGCTGGAACAGGTCTATCGGGTGGTCGGCGCCGTTGCGGAAGTCGCCGAAGCCGTCGTTCCCGCGGTGCAGGCCCTCCAGTTCGGGGTCCTGCGTGGTCACCAGGGACCGCAGCCGTGCGAACCCGCCCCGCGTCGACACGGCGACGGCGCTCCCGCCGTCGCCGAAGACGAGGCCGGAGTCGGCCCGCCAGCGGTCGAAGTGGGGCGGCCCCCAGATGTCGGCGCAAGTCACCAGGGCGAGGTTCGCGTCCGGTCGGGCCGCGAGCCGGTCGCAGGCCAACTCCAGAGCGGCCAGGCCGCCGTTGGATCCCGCGCGGACCTCGGCGGCGAACGCCGCGGCGCTGCCCACCTCGCGCTGGACGTAGGAGGTGGGGTTGGCGACGTTGATGCCGTTGTGCTTGAGGACGGAATACAGGAGCACGTCCACCTCGCCCGGCGTGCGCGCGGCGCGCCGCAGGGCCTGGATCGCGGCGGCCGCCGCCATCCCGGGGGTGGAGGCGTCCGGCGGGGCCACGATCAGGTGCAGCTGCTCACTGCGCTCCGCCTCCTCGGGGCTGTAGTCGCCGTCGGCGACGGCCTGCCGGGCCGTGACGTGGTCGGTCGGCAGCCAGGCGCCGGTGCCTGCCAGGTATATGTCGTCCCACCGCATGGGTGTCCCTTTCTGTCGACGGGGTGGCGGGGTGGCCGGATGGCCTTGGTGTCCGGTCAGGGACGGTTCGTCCAGGCCACCGGGCCGCCGTCACAGCGCCGCGCCGGCGTGCCGGCCTCGTACGGCATGGCCCCGTCGGGCATGTTGAGGACCTCCATCGGGATGCCGATGGGCGTACGGAAGTAGACCCAGCGGTCCCCGGCGATGGGGCCGTCGGGGATGGTCTCCGGCTCGCCCAGGATCTCCACGCCGTCCTGCGCCCGGAGGTAGGCGACGGCGGCGTCCACGTCGTCGACGTAGAAGGCGAGGTGGTGGCCGCCCACGTCGCTGTTGCGCGGCGGGTGGGCGGAGGAGCCGGGCACGCCGTAGGAGAAGAGCTCGATGTTGTCCGTCGGGCCCAGGCGCAGCATGGCCTGCTCGATGGTGCCGGCGCCGTGCACGTTCAGCTGGGTGCTCATGACGTCGGCGTCGAGAGGCAGGGGCCCGATCCGGTAGAGCAGCTCCGCGCCCAGGACCTCGGTGAAGAAGGCCACGGAGGCGTCGAGGTCGGCGACGGTGTAGGCGACGTGGTCGACGTTGCGGACGGTGGGGATGCCGCCGGCCGGAGCGCTCTCGTCGCCGTTGTGCCACTGCGCGACCGGGCCGAAGCGGCGCCCGTCGGTCTCCTGGTGGTACGGCATCTCCTGCGGGACGGAGTGGACCTCCATCTGCATGCCCCAGGGGGTGAGGAAGTAGATCCAGCGGTCGCCCGCGTTGGGGGAGCCCTCGGGCATCGTCTGCGGGGTGCCGAGGACGCGTACGCCGGGCCGGCCGCTCAGGTAGGCGACGGCGGCGTCCACGTCGTCGACGTAGAAGGCGAGGTGGTGGCCGCCGACGTCGTTGTTGCGGGGCGGCACGGTGTTCTGCGTGGGGGCCGTGTACTCGAAGAGCTCGATGTTGCTGGTGGGCCCCAGGCGCAGCATGGCGATCTCGGCGGTGGCCCGGGGGTCGACGTCGAGGTGGACGCTCATCCAGTCGTCCTCGCGCACGAGCCGGTCGAGCCGGTAGACGAGCTCGCCGCCGAGGGTGGTGGTGAAGAACTCCACGGCCTGGTCGAGGTCGGGCACGGTGAAGGCGAAGTGGTCCACGCTTCGGGCGGTGGGGATTCCGGTGCGCTGGGATGCCGGAAGCAGGCTGGTCATGGGCAGGTCTTCTTTCTGGGTGGGCGGTGCGGCGGCGCGCGTCACAGGGAGTTGGCGTAGCCCTGGTTGGGGATCGCGGCCATGAGGCTCAGGCCGCCGTCGACGGTGAGCGACACCCCGGTGGTGTAGGCCGCGGCGGGCGAGGCGAGGTGGGTGATGAGGGCGGCTACCTCCCGGGGCCGGCCGGGGCGGCCGGCCGGGATGGCGGGGCGCTTCACGTCGGCGGCGTCGGTGTGCTCGGGGACGCCGTTCATGGGGGTGGCGGTCTCTCCCGGGGCCACCGAGTTGACGGTGATGCCGTGTTCGGCGAGCTCCAGGGCCATCACCTTGGTCACCGCTCCGAGGGCGGCCTTGGCGGCGCAGTAGGCGCTGCCGCCGCGGATGGGTATGTGCTCGTGCACGGAGGTGACGTTGATGATGCGTCCGCCCCGGCCCGCGGCGACCATGGACGCCGCTGCCGCCTGGGCGCAGAGGAAGGGGCCGGTCAGATCGACGTCCAGGAGCCGCTGCCAGCCCTCGGCGTCCTCCTCCAGGGCGTCCGCGCGGCGGTTGACGCCGGCGTTGTTGACGAAGACGTCGATCCCGCCCAGCTCCTCGGCGGTGCGGCGGACCGTCTCGGCCGCGGCCCGGGGGTCGCCCAGGTCGAGCCGGACGAGCGTGGCCCCGGCACCGGGGGGCATGGCGTCCGCGGTACGACGGGCGCCCTCCGCGTCGGCGCGGTAGCCGACGACGACGTGGTGGCCCGCCTCGGCGAGGGCGACGGCCGTCGCGCGGCCGATGCCGGAGCTGGCGCCGGTGACGAAGGCGGTGCTGCGGCGGGTGTTCTCAGTGGTCATGGTCGTCCTCGTGGGCCGGGGCGGAGGGGTCGACCCGGAGCAGGATCTTCGGGCGGGCGCCGCGACCCTCCTCCAGGAGGCGGAAGGCCTGGTCCGCGTCCGAGGCGGGCAGCACCCGGTTGATCAGGGGGTCGGCGCGCAGCACGCCGCGGGCGAACAGGCCGAGGGTGTCGTCGTAGTGGTCGAGCCCGTGC contains these protein-coding regions:
- a CDS encoding SDR family oxidoreductase, with the translated sequence MTTENTRRSTAFVTGASSGIGRATAVALAEAGHHVVVGYRADAEGARRTADAMPPGAGATLVRLDLGDPRAAAETVRRTAEELGGIDVFVNNAGVNRRADALEEDAEGWQRLLDVDLTGPFLCAQAAAASMVAAGRGGRIINVTSVHEHIPIRGGSAYCAAKAALGAVTKVMALELAEHGITVNSVAPGETATPMNGVPEHTDAADVKRPAIPAGRPGRPREVAALITHLASPAAAYTTGVSLTVDGGLSLMAAIPNQGYANSL
- a CDS encoding SDR family NAD(P)-dependent oxidoreductase; translated protein: MKLEEKTAVITGGTKGLGLAIAREFLREGARVVCASRSEGDVKELREEYPGRTHYVQVDVSDPQAVRELMRTVAEDFGHIDTVVANAGVNRDGKVESLDPGDWQTMLDTNLTGVFLSVQAAVPYLKESGGSVITVSSCMGSRVAVGTAGYAASKAAVEMFTKVAAMELGRSGVRVNSLAPGILDEGMGRELADNERAWEAYSRRFALGRAGEAREAARAAVFLASEDASYVNGEILGVNGGLLWA
- a CDS encoding VOC family protein, which produces MTSLLPASQRTGIPTARSVDHFAFTVPDLDQAVEFFTTTLGGELVYRLDRLVREDDWMSVHLDVDPRATAEIAMLRLGPTSNIELFEYTAPTQNTVPPRNNDVGGHHLAFYVDDVDAAVAYLSGRPGVRVLGTPQTMPEGSPNAGDRWIYFLTPWGMQMEVHSVPQEMPYHQETDGRRFGPVAQWHNGDESAPAGGIPTVRNVDHVAYTVADLDASVAFFTEVLGAELLYRIGPLPLDADVMSTQLNVHGAGTIEQAMLRLGPTDNIELFSYGVPGSSAHPPRNSDVGGHHLAFYVDDVDAAVAYLRAQDGVEILGEPETIPDGPIAGDRWVYFRTPIGIPMEVLNMPDGAMPYEAGTPARRCDGGPVAWTNRP
- a CDS encoding ketoacyl-ACP synthase III family protein; translation: MRWDDIYLAGTGAWLPTDHVTARQAVADGDYSPEEAERSEQLHLIVAPPDASTPGMAAAAAIQALRRAARTPGEVDVLLYSVLKHNGINVANPTSYVQREVGSAAAFAAEVRAGSNGGLAALELACDRLAARPDANLALVTCADIWGPPHFDRWRADSGLVFGDGGSAVAVSTRGGFARLRSLVTTQDPELEGLHRGNDGFGDFRNGADHPIDLFQRAQAFLERMPKEELWKRGAVGLHAAVARATDEAGIALEAADHVVLPHFGSQLLRRQVLQPIGLSDFSRTTWEFARRVGHLGAGDQFAGLNHLAESGTLRPGQHIVVIGVGGGFNWSCAVLEVLDTPAWSGRENAPHPGHAPAGEGSGTCR
- a CDS encoding ketoacyl-ACP synthase III codes for the protein MPVGIVRTGSHLPPGVVDNAMVAEWSGASREWTSERTGIEERRYAAPGVATSDLATAAALDVLGADRSAWPRVDTIVVATSTGDQPQPATAAIAQDKLGLHGVPAFDVNAVCSGFLFGLNVARALVEQQDGHGAALLIAADMYSRIMNRGDRKTVALFGDGAGAALLAPVPDGYGIHAVRLVTDGGLSSLVGVPAGGTAKALDPRAWEAGEHLFTMDGRGVRDYVLTTLPKLVTEVLQESGLGLKDIDRVVFHQANTRLLEQCVRELGLDPARVPMTAPVYGNTGAASIPITLHDSHLKSPLRRGERVLLAGVGGGMTAGAAVMTWY
- a CDS encoding IS110 family transposase; its protein translation is MSERRAQAWAGIDAGKGHHWGAVVDVHWAVDISGTSSALLLALLAAHGQQAVYVPGRTVNRMSGAYRGEAKTDARDAYVIAETIHHRRDFAATDVPAQLAADLALLTAHRTDLVADRVRMINRLRDVLTGVFLPLERAFDYSGHKGALVLLAGYQTPAAIRRRGRARLTAWLANRSVRGADAVAATALEAAQAQQTALPGEDTAAQIVADLAEQILALDDRLKRIDKQIRETFRSHPQTEIIESMPGMGPILGAEFIVAAGDLAAYADAGHLASAAGLVPRDSGRRTGNLHRPKRYSRRLRRVFYMSAQTSIIREGPNREFYLKKRGEGCKHVQAVIALARRRANVLGALLRDGRVFTSAPPVTQLA